In the genome of Bacillus thuringiensis, the window GGAATACAAATAAAGATTTCGGTGGACGTGTTTTAAATGCAGCATTAGGTCTTACGGGAGAAGCTGGTGAGGTTGCCGATGTTGTAAAAAAAGCAATTTTTCATGGTCATGGATTTGATCCAGCTCATTGTCCAGGAGAAGAAGAAGGAAATACACATAAAATCGCTTTAGAGCTAGGGGACATCTTGTACTACATTTCAATTATGTCTCATGAAATGGGATATACCCTAGAAGATATTGCTCAAATGAATATATCTAAATTAGAAAAAAGATACCCAGCCGGATTTAGTCGAGAAGCTAGTCAAAATCGTGTAGATATGAAATGAAAATTGTAATAAAAAAGAGCCATGAGTGGAAAGGCTCGTAGCTCTTTTTTATAAGGGTAATGATTTTATATATAAATATTATCATATAATCCCAAAAAATTCAATGTCAGTCAATTAATTGGTATAAAAATTAGTCAGAAGGGGTTTCCTTAACAACAATTGGCTATTGATGGTTAAAGTGTATTTCAAAAGAGAAATAAATTAACTTTGTAATTAAACTTTAAATATTAATTACTGTAGCAGTTATATTTCTTTCACTAATAGTGTTAGTTGATGTACCAATTCCCGAGGCATTCAGAGATAGACTGTATACATATGTGCCAGGGGGAGGGGTATCTATCCAGACTATTGAAACGTTGTGTGTTAAATTTGTTGAAACATTTATTGGTTTTTGAATATCGTCTTGAAGTTCCATCTGAACCG includes:
- a CDS encoding nucleoside triphosphate pyrophosphohydrolase family protein; this encodes MNVMENGVYETTKLVSKSKEGQAVMNINHICELDQYQEAALRTWNTNKDFGGRVLNAALGLTGEAGEVADVVKKAIFHGHGFDPAHCPGEEEGNTHKIALELGDILYYISIMSHEMGYTLEDIAQMNISKLEKRYPAGFSREASQNRVDMK